The nucleotide window GATAAGTGACCTACTTGATACAACAGACACTAACATTACTCTGCATTAAACTGCTTGAAAATGAATATGTTTAATGTAGCAAGCTTTACTCTTCTGATCAGCATGACCATCCTGTTTACAACAGAAGGTAAGAAGACTAATATTCATCACAGTTTTCTTAAGctttgattatattttatatgttaaatgtcTTTAAGTGCAAATTTTACATACAATAACATTTTACTTGCACATCGCTCTACCTTCAGGTAGACCCCTTCGATGTTCCTGCACCGGAACATATTCGGGAAGACCCTTCCTTAGCAAGGCAATACATGACTTGAAGACAATTTCTGCTGgtccacactgcaaaaatgtgGAGATCATGTGAGTTTAAAACTAAACCAAACAGACCAACGTAGTTGTCTAGGTAGATACAATGAGTAAAAAGAAACATCTTTCTTTAAACAGTAATCAATACTTTAAGGGAATTAGTTATGAAACACATTCAGAACATGTAATTCCACGttttggaacttttcatattctGGATTATAGCTGTGAACATTTCTGGACATTCTTAAAGCTTGCTTTGATGCCTTTAAAACAGCATTAGGagcataaaataaatgtatatttttgttttgcaaagaaatgtatataagCACAATTTATTTGCAGGAAAAATATAAATTCATTCAGGTGTATCCAGACAGTTAAAAATAATGTAGTGTCAATCTAAAAATTTTAAGAAgttattatttgttttctacAGCGTCACAATGAAGCACAAACAGAAAAAGACCTGTCTTGATCCCAATACAGACTGGGTGAAATCTCTCAAAGAAGAGTAAGTTCATCTTCTAATTAATTAGAATGACCTATATAACTGCAGAATATGAATTCTTTTGAAGGCTTTTTTTCTTAACAACTCTATAAACTTTATTTCTATCTCTGCAGAATGGATAAGAAGTCAAAAGTCAGTAAGATTCTGTAAGCATCATTGCTGCTTATTCCCAAATAAGCTGATATTGTGCCTATAAAAGACCATCTGATTATTTTAAGGAATGTATTAAACTTGCATTTAAATGTTTAGGGTCGCTgactcatatatatatatatatttttttttttattaaagttaacTCATCAAAACTATAGAATAATACAAATGGCATTGTGGAAATGATGTTGTGACTTACTGTAATAAACTTCTTAAGGTTCTTACTATTGTATGCTTTTTAAAGATTATTGAAAGAGTTCCCATCTATGCATTTCTTaattaaaaaagcattttttttattaattattaatattattgtttattattaatatacttATTAATATTATTGCACAATTTTACTGATCATGAATAACATTACAGTCAAGTGACCCAAAACTTTTTAACTGTGGTgcaaacaaatgtgtttttaattgttatttatttgtaataattgatTATAAACAGTTTAGAGAATAAAATgtgattatttttattaatgtaaatttctctgacaaaatattaacatattAAGACATTTCATTGTGTtggtgtttttgtatttttatagtttaagttttgtttaaataaaatgtatataataaaatGAATGGTTTTGTTGGTCATATATTTTCTAATGGTGAATTACAGTTGATACAGACTGATctgaagaaaacaaaaaaggTGGCACATTGGCTAGCAATATTGCCTCACAAGAAGGTCGCCCATTGGAGCCCTGGCTGAGCCAAGAGACCTTTCTGCGTGGCGTGTTGGCGTTTGTCCAGTTCAGGGTGaattaagggggtcgcacactggAAGAGAAGCGCCGCATTTAGGACAACTCAGAGGTTTCCTACACCgaaagtgcacattaaatagcgcgagctaaGTCAGATAGTGTCTAcctcaaaatacaaaatatacattagcagccaatgttaattgctaatgatttgggacaaatatgatgttatttactgttaAACTATGTGCGTGGCACTCTGTGGCGGGACGAGAATTTGAGCAGTGTCCATAGTCACAGCAGACAGCCACCAACAGCTCACGCCAGTGTGCatacattcatagaaaataatatATTCTGTTTTTAGATTCATGGTGCGGCGCTTCTTGCCCAGTGTGCGACCCTCTTTATTCCCAGTGGCAGCTGGTGCTAAAAAATTTGGGGGGTACAAACagactcaaaatcaaacttttcctgtagtaatgcaggactgtaaataGCCATTTATCCGAAAATGTATTATTACTGTTTAGCTAAAGtgctgaaaatgttactgttgAAGTCAAATGtactacagatgtggcctttaaaaatgcgcgtctcagagagcagaatgccgcgagcacttccgaaattctgcgagatcccgcagaaggggggttcggtgggggacgcaggaaatacaAAAACCTGTAGATGGCAGTTGTGTTTCaagtaggccatactgacgacaatatgtgtgctcgactttatgctttaagcgtactatatgatattgaagtaacaggACAGATGTCACATGCacgctttttggcaaacatttggttggcgaagttttcttttgcctgttacataaacagtcaaatattcttcataaaaatccgacttaaacgcggatcatttgtcttatttttttgtgtacttacagtagaagtgACGTGATGTGATAACTTtgtcttataataaaataatttgcgaagacctttgaagagaccgagagcatttgcacaatattattaactagtttatctaattttacatttagttcatttttaatAGTATAAATAGTAAGTAAATCATAGTTCAAGTCAGGCGTAAAACgtaatttttttgtaagttgatattaaatgcaaataatattaatttgaagaaagcaattattacagttttgaaaacttaaatgtataactctGACCTTCTCAAATATATTGAtcaaaataatctgtaaattaaatacttatattattaaggcgtatacatcaaataaaatatgtacattttaaacaaaatatctatttactcatttattttggtttgtccaactgaaaaaatcacataactgacattaaaagattttattaagttaatttaatcatttattttagatagcctacatttacaaagccactcaataattttttacaatgtatacattatgatattacggtattattaaatgcatataaataaaaagatgtaaaactaaataaaggagATGTCATACACTCcatgtaagcatacgttttctggTTCGGTCCACGTGGGTTTAACAGATAAACGGTCACATagcctattctccataaaaatcAGCCACAAATGCgcatcatttgattcattttttctgtgcaattagaagagacTTGATGTATAACTGAATCTTATAACAAACTGCTaattcgcgtagaccttgaagagaccaATAGCATTTGCCCAAtaacattaactaatttttctaattttacatttagttcctttttgcatctgaacattttttaatagctttaacatggttgtaATGTGCCTTTCTTCATTGCTGTGCTtcttatattatcatgtttcacTTCGCACTGGTGTTTCACTGGGAATTTGTATGTTATACTTTTAACTTAGGCTAATAAGTAAATCAAATCTATTGCTTTTATTATCCACcatatatttttgctttttaaataacaaatatggctgttttaacacaaattaagtatttatttattggtaaATCCAGAACGAGTAGCAACGAGTAGCATTCAGACTTCTTTTAGGCTGTGAATCTGCGGCACGCTGCTTTTTGCATGTAAAAAACATCAAAGTCTATTGATTCTGATTTGTGAATTCATGTTCTGCTTGCCCCAATGCCAAATATTCTGTTGTATTATTATTCCAAATTTATGTTAAACCGAGTATAACTCCCAAGCTGAACACCTACAAAACTAACTACCGTCGTTTTGTCCAGTCgtaacagtgtatgatattcagctcttcgtgatttaattattttattccgccAAACGGAAAAACATCCATAggctatctgaatgaatgggactcaagAAGTACTATATACGCACGTTAGTAAGACCTTTCGGCAGATCACGTTTGCCAAAACACGAAAAGAAACGCGTTTTCAATTAAATTcaatgcaattattacagttttaaaaacttaaatatgtAACTCTGACCTtataaatatattgattaaaatgatCTGTAAATTTAATACTTGTATTATTAAggcctaaccctaacccaaataaaatatgtacattttacacaaaatgtctgttctattttttgtcatttattttggtttgtccaactaaaaaaaatcacataactgacattaagagattttattaagttactttaatcatttagagatatttacaaagccactaaatcattttttacagtgtgtacattatgatcTTACAGGTCAGGGTACACAAGAGTTCATTGTAGTCTGTCTGGGATTGGAGTATGCTAGGTATGCTCTTAAGGGAATGAATTAGCATATTATTACATGCATATagctatgtaaaactaaataaagaagatatcatacacggactgtaaGCATAggtacgttttcttgttcggtccacatgggtttaaacgccgttttccTAAAGAGGAATTTGAAAACTTTATTGATGGTAGTTGTGAAGAATTTCTCTTTTCTaatctaaatcattttgagcgcaatataaatgtattatattgcTATTCTTATAATATAAGAATACgtatttttttacaacatttttaacatatagaaaatataagtaaagcgtgttgtgtgtatttactaattataagcttttggtgaaattgcaccaaaactaactgtgcataaaaacataaaaaaagtcatttaaaaaggcgaaaaatattttttatgagctcaaaaatttgaatataatgtgctattgctgaaaattgcccatctctaaaggagaatattcatttGAAGAGCCATTTGAAACTcaaaagtcatcactttattttgtcccattgttttccattttgcgggtgttaaaactcctgtgcgcgtcgttcaaatgTATTGAAATTTCGTTTACTTGaagcaattaaactaaatgtatattacaatttcaagaatgtttttACTCTGCATATCGTCTGAGAAAATCcaaagttgcgtcgaggggaaccaaattgacagccgcgacagcggaGATTGTCATGTGCCTACAAAAGGGTATTGGAAAAAGCTTGCGTctgacctgcagcgatatcattctgaCTTGGTGGGGTGTCAGCCAgtgagtcctctgattctgaccttgttcttttactactAATAATCTAAAACCAGGAGTGCATATTAagtgttcattgtattttcattctaaccgagcagctatggttgcgcgtttcacacacctctcctgaccacgttgttaacactaggctagtgatggtcaacccggatctttttaaggattcgggttaatctgagtcactcactaatatgatccgggttgtgcgagtcacttgagtcacttgAATCACTTGGTCAAAATCTCCCAGTTCCAATCGCTAATACTAATGCAACCAAGCAATTCAGATCACGCATGCAGCTACGAGTCTACGACTCCTCTGCTCACAAAAAAGGGCTCATTTGACCTGAGGAACttgtaaaaaaacatgcatgtccgtggtaacattatcaataacataattgtaaaagttcggtgtgtgtgtttagtttcatttcaaaacgacaaatatatcaacaccacgTTTAAAAGATGTGAGGCTTTGTTGAATTGGGACGTGAGAGGAACATGTCCGGTTTCAGATTGACTTACAAGATCCACGATAGGCTTCCGTTAATGCAGCCACACAGTCACTCATCCGCGCAAGAACATGATCTTGTGAGTGAGTCCCAGACAGAGCCGCTCGCCCGCTCCTGCACGGGTCCTGTGAGTGAACCACTCATGTCACTCTGAGTGACTCAGTCAACAAGAGGAGCCGTGTACGTCCGTCGGTGGCGGATCTTTACAGCAGCACTGCTGCAACAGTCCTcgtatttaaaatttttaaacatttgcgacttctacccaaaacattgtgccagtcaaataTTGCAACAGATTAGCCTACATGAGTCAGTGGGTTAATAACACGAGCAAGGCTCGTCGGATTCAAGCTCTATGAgttgagtcactctctgtgtgaatccccGAGCCGCCGACCAACTCATTGTCACGCGCACGCATCCCTTTGTACTCGGACTCGGAGCTGCAGAAAATTACGAGTGAGCCAACCCCCAGTCGACATTTGGTGATGTAAAGTAACTCGTTGTTGCAAGTTATAGGACATATGGCAGCTTATGTAGAGTTATGTGTTGTTattctgttgtaaacatttgaagagctttgtgtttgatccaatttctcatttttaaagcaaaatctgagaggactcaactgactcgggttaatggtcactaaggactcatggttctcgagtcattttagggatcgggttaaatgatccgagtttcgagtgactcgctcatcactacactaggcttgttcgacttcatgcagcgccacaagaactgacagccggatgacatcaaagtaccgcgagaatgattcaagaaatcataattttcttctcgctctcgcgatactttgcCATCATCCTGCTGTCGAtattgcggcgccgcatgaagtcgaacaagcctattgacagcagcaaaagcgaagcatgcgcttttaacttgtaaaattcaagggtgtatgggtaatgtagtctctgctctcagtgggacgaattaggaagcgtgcattgtgaagggcgctttgaaaagcggcagcgcagccaaatgattaaattaaacatttgatttaaacagatgtgcaaatgagttTGTCACCAGGTGACTATGATAGGGCGGGAACCAAAAGTGGCGGATAAAGGTTCCGTGGAGACGGTTTCCGCCCGGGCCCAATTTTAAAATACACCACTTTGCTTCCTGATCTCCCTAGCAACGCAGAGCAGGAGAAAATGAGCCACAGGTGGGGTGAATTAGGCTGGCCGTCCACGATTGGAGGAGGGAGTGAAGACAGGCACATAAAAAGGTCCAAGAAGCACAAAGGAAGAGCTGTTTTTCGGGCGTGAGTCCCTTTATGCCTTGGGCAAACCGAACCACATGCCCCGTCCCTGGAGGAGCCCAAGGGGCACCGTTGATCCGTGAGTCACCTAAGGTGTAAGGAAAGAGTGCGGCCGCCAGAAGAGGCGAAAACGACGGGGCTGTGCagaaattaaagggacaccacaCCGGGGTGCTTGTGGTGTACTTGTctacgctgtgttgctgctttgcagagAGACCAGGCTGGTTGGATCGTGCTATTGGGGAAGAGAGAAGAAAAGGGACAGTCAGTTGACGAAGGAATATTGAGGAATTTCAACAGAGAAGGAGTGAACACAGAGCCATCAATAGTGTAGCGAATAACAGTTGTGGGCAACTAAGCGTGAGTAACAGATGTGGTACTTATCTGAGCCATACTTGTACGAAGAGTTGTTTTGGTGTGTTCCTTTGTGTttttgaggtccctggccccactggagaggacagcgtgggtgagccgcgggTTGACCGGAAGTACGGAAGAAGGACCTGATGGGAAGCACCGTTTGCTAGTAGAGCAGTGGCCCTGTGGGGAAACAGAAACACAGGTGAGCCAGGGGAAAGGAATCaacacgccgggcctgtgaatACACACATCTTACTCCCATTGGCGGTCCAGTTAGTGCCCAACTATCCTCTCGAGGTCGTCGTAGCCAGGTGGCAAGGGCGATTTAAAAACCACGTGAAGTttataagagtgctgtgggtgagtttcactgattgatggtgtttacgctttacttgctgtgtgtatgctgtgcttgtagcgttcAAACTGCCTAGCCTCAGACGAGTCGCGAGACGACGACAACCGTTGTGGCCTGGGTCCTAAGGAGAGCGAGAATATTTAGCCCTGTGTCCGGGGTGTGTCCACGAGAGCTTCATTTATCCCTAGAGCAGACAGTGGTGAAGCCCAGTGAGTATTACCAAGAGTGTACTGTGCGGACTGTGGGTTGTAACAGTGTATGTATTGACCTTTCCACCAGAAGCTCGTGGTGAGCGGAGCCCcgacgaaagttcgccccaactCATGACCCCGGTTGGTGAAGAAGGAGGGGGAgttcgggaagcgttcggctccgtgtCATCAGCCCCACTAGTCCCTACGACGCCCGGACAGTTGAGTGGATGGGCGAAGGAATACGGTATACCAGCACTGTAGCGAAAGCCCACTGTTTGCAAGGGAAGCTCTGTGTACGAAAATCCCCAGTACTGTGAGTAgcgtgacctgtaaagtaaacctgttctgtgcttatagcaaatatctgcctgtacaagtgaagctctgtgtgtgcaCGAAGacccccagtgctgtgagtaacgtgacctgtaaaagtaaatctgttctgtgcttatagcaaatacctatctgtacaagtgaagctctgtgtgtgtacgaagatccccagtgctgtgagtaacgtgacctgtgaagtaaacctgttctgtgcttaaagcaaatacctacctgtacaagtgaagctctgtgtgtgtacgaagatccccagtactgtgagtaacgtgacctgtgaagtaaacctgttctgtgcttaaagcaaatacctacctgtacaagtgaagctctgtgtgtgtacgaagatccccagtgctgtgagtaacgtgacctgtgaagggCCAGAGCCCCTACGGAGCCCCTGTCCCCAGTCTTTCCCtcaagtggccctggaggcgaAGAAGAGACCCATACTAGTTTTAAATTGCCCTTCCCCCTTTCCCCCTTTTCCTTTTAactatttaataaagtttattttaattatagtatactcgtctgtctggtcattggggtggtcttgggaaactcctcgaggtggaagagttgagaggggtGTGACCCTTAGTATAGTTTGGGTCCGCCCTCGGGGTGTGACAAGTGTTTCGGTATGCTTAAAGCATGTTCTGGGCGAATgaagaggtggtggtacgctcaagagctattgTCACGGTAGGATAAGTCTATCGGGGCTTTCTGTGTTTTGTTAGTCTGTGTGACTGAAGCATGAGTGTGTGCGTGTCT belongs to Paramisgurnus dabryanus chromosome 2, PD_genome_1.1, whole genome shotgun sequence and includes:
- the LOC135783761 gene encoding interleukin-8-like, whose translation is MNMFNVASFTLLISMTILFTTEGRPLRCSCTGTYSGRPFLSKAIHDLKTISAGPHCKNVEIIVTMKHKQKKTCLDPNTDWVKSLKEEMDKKSKVSKIL